A stretch of Chitinophaga caeni DNA encodes these proteins:
- a CDS encoding S9 family peptidase: MLTTRRFFTATCCILICLFSGLQTVSAQFGSQLKWTEDGEGYYKNENGNIVAYQFKDNQKIAIIDKEALTPTGENEPLPIRDFSFSDDHKKLLIYTNTKKVWRYDTRGDYWVLDIASKKLHQLGKDLPASSLMFAKISPDGTKAAYVSEANIYMEDLASGKVTALTKDGSRHYIYGTFDWVYEEEFGCRDGFRWSPDSKSIAFWHLDARETKDFLMINNTDSLYSFTIPVEYPITGQNPSVCKIGIIDVQTKRINWMQVPGDAQQHYIPRMEWIPGTQEIILQQLSRKQNESILYVCNTKNGEAKPIYKEQDEAWIDVKSRWDNDNIAGWDWLDNGKSFVWVTEKDGWRHLYKVSIDGKKEDLLTPGDYDVIDVAAVDEKGKQIFFHASPNNATQKYLYKVSLKGSKAQMVSPENMPGTHTYVISPGAKYARHSFQNHYFPTSVETIDLKNNKVIGPSIMEKFAKVTAPSNIEFFQVTTEDGVTLDGWINKPKDFDATKKYPVVFYVYGEPAACTVTDTYYSTLNFLYRGNLQADGYISISLDNRGTPAPKGRAWRKSIYRNIGYINARDQAMATKKICEWPFIDKDRIAVWGWSGGGSMTLNLMFQYPQIYKTGIAIAAVTNLLTYDNIYQERYMGLPQETMSDYMKGSPITYAKNLQGNLLFIHGTGDDNVHYANAEMLINELVKHNKQFQMMSYPNRTHSINEGPGTSAHLSQLYTNYLRSHLEPGGK; this comes from the coding sequence ATGCTTACAACAAGACGATTCTTTACTGCGACCTGCTGCATATTAATTTGTTTGTTCTCCGGATTACAGACTGTATCAGCCCAATTTGGCAGCCAACTGAAATGGACGGAAGATGGCGAAGGCTATTATAAAAATGAAAATGGGAACATCGTTGCTTACCAATTTAAGGATAATCAGAAAATAGCAATCATAGACAAGGAGGCTCTGACTCCCACCGGTGAAAATGAGCCATTGCCTATACGTGATTTTAGTTTTTCCGATGACCATAAAAAACTGTTGATATACACCAATACTAAGAAAGTTTGGCGATATGATACCAGGGGCGATTACTGGGTACTGGATATCGCCAGTAAAAAATTGCATCAACTGGGCAAAGATTTACCGGCTTCCAGTTTGATGTTTGCTAAAATCAGCCCGGACGGTACCAAGGCAGCATATGTTAGCGAAGCCAATATTTACATGGAAGACCTGGCCTCCGGCAAGGTTACCGCACTTACCAAGGACGGTAGTAGACATTATATCTACGGTACTTTTGACTGGGTTTACGAAGAAGAATTCGGCTGCCGTGACGGTTTCCGTTGGAGCCCGGATAGCAAATCCATCGCTTTCTGGCACCTAGACGCAAGGGAAACCAAAGATTTCCTGATGATTAATAATACAGATTCTTTATACTCTTTTACCATACCGGTTGAATACCCGATTACCGGCCAGAATCCTTCTGTTTGTAAAATCGGTATAATCGATGTACAAACGAAACGGATCAACTGGATGCAAGTTCCGGGAGATGCTCAACAACATTATATTCCGCGCATGGAATGGATCCCGGGAACACAAGAAATCATCTTGCAACAATTATCCAGGAAACAGAACGAAAGCATATTATACGTTTGCAATACCAAAAACGGTGAAGCAAAACCAATCTACAAGGAACAAGATGAGGCTTGGATAGATGTGAAATCCCGTTGGGACAATGACAATATCGCCGGCTGGGACTGGCTAGACAATGGTAAATCTTTTGTTTGGGTGACTGAAAAAGACGGCTGGAGACATTTATACAAGGTTTCTATCGACGGTAAAAAAGAAGATTTGTTAACTCCCGGCGACTATGACGTGATCGATGTTGCGGCGGTAGATGAAAAAGGCAAACAAATATTTTTCCATGCCTCGCCAAACAATGCCACGCAAAAATATTTATACAAAGTATCCTTAAAAGGTAGCAAAGCACAAATGGTTAGTCCCGAAAATATGCCGGGAACCCATACTTACGTGATTAGCCCAGGCGCCAAATACGCCAGGCATAGTTTTCAAAATCATTACTTCCCAACAAGTGTTGAAACCATTGATTTGAAAAACAACAAGGTAATCGGCCCATCCATTATGGAGAAGTTTGCCAAGGTGACCGCGCCGAGTAACATAGAATTTTTCCAAGTCACGACGGAAGACGGCGTTACCCTGGATGGTTGGATCAACAAACCTAAAGACTTTGATGCTACCAAGAAATATCCCGTTGTATTTTATGTTTACGGCGAGCCCGCTGCTTGCACCGTAACCGATACTTATTACTCAACCCTGAACTTCTTGTACAGGGGCAATTTGCAAGCTGATGGCTATATCTCCATATCGCTGGATAACCGCGGCACCCCTGCGCCTAAAGGCCGCGCTTGGAGAAAAAGCATCTATCGCAATATTGGATATATCAATGCTAGGGATCAAGCCATGGCTACGAAGAAAATTTGTGAATGGCCTTTTATCGATAAAGACAGGATTGCCGTTTGGGGATGGAGCGGTGGCGGTTCCATGACACTAAACCTAATGTTCCAATACCCGCAAATTTATAAAACCGGTATAGCGATCGCAGCAGTTACCAACCTGTTGACTTATGACAATATTTACCAGGAAAGGTATATGGGCTTACCGCAAGAAACGATGAGCGATTATATGAAAGGCTCCCCTATCACCTATGCTAAAAACTTGCAAGGAAACTTATTATTTATACATGGAACGGGTGATGATAATGTTCACTATGCCAATGCGGAAATGCTGATCAATGAACTGGTAAAACACAATAAGCAATTCCAGATGATGAGTTACCCGAACAGGACGCACAGCATCAATGAAGGACCGGGCACCTCTGCGCATTTATCACAATTATACACCAACTATCTCCGTTCGCATCTTGAGCCGGGAGGAAAATAG
- a CDS encoding VIT1/CCC1 transporter family protein, which yields MTSRPRKAIRSSGWKTDFFIGFPDGLLLFLFLTQLLHGKELTVQSFYNINLTFLLIATIIIAIAMYRANKGSEDDGLLTTGEKEKLENLDINNQTIDHIASEMQKDEQKWQQVLVDERVTLADYSLWHALRSAFFTGIFFMAGGLVPMAPYFMDENFNSASSYSIILCVVAITWFAFTKSSLTKSKIIPILARNIFIGALVLFASYALSLAF from the coding sequence ATGACAAGTAGACCTAGGAAGGCCATACGAAGCAGCGGTTGGAAAACTGATTTCTTTATCGGTTTCCCTGATGGCTTATTACTTTTCTTGTTTTTAACGCAACTATTGCACGGTAAAGAACTTACCGTGCAATCTTTTTATAATATTAACTTGACCTTTTTATTGATCGCCACGATTATTATCGCGATCGCGATGTACCGCGCTAATAAAGGTTCGGAAGATGATGGGTTGTTGACTACCGGGGAGAAGGAAAAGTTGGAGAATCTTGATATTAACAACCAAACGATTGATCATATCGCATCGGAAATGCAGAAGGATGAACAGAAATGGCAACAGGTACTGGTTGATGAAAGGGTCACCTTGGCCGATTATAGCCTATGGCATGCATTGAGAAGCGCTTTTTTTACCGGCATATTTTTCATGGCCGGAGGTTTAGTCCCGATGGCTCCTTACTTCATGGATGAAAACTTCAACTCCGCTTCAAGCTATAGTATAATACTTTGTGTAGTGGCCATTACTTGGTTTGCATTTACCAAGTCCAGCTTGACGAAGTCAAAGATAATTCCCATTTTAGCTAGAAATATTTTTATCGGGGCGCTAGTCTTATTTGCCAGTTATGCTTTATCCCTCGCTTTTTGA
- the rocD gene encoding ornithine--oxo-acid transaminase, with amino-acid sequence MVPSYTASKKTQHYLSLEDLYGAHNYHPLPVVLDKGEGVFVWDVDGKRYYDFLSGYSAVNQGHCHPEIIKALINQASKLTLTSRAFHSDLLGEYAQYITQYFGYDKVLPMNTGVEGVETALKLCRKWAYEVKGIPADKAKIIVCENNFHGRTLNVISFSTDPVAKANFGPYMEGYEIIPYNDLPALEKALQDKNVAGFLVEPIQGEAGVVVPDDGYLAKVRQYCSDANVLMIADEIQSGLARTGKMLYCDYESVRPDILILGKALSGGTLPIAAVLADDEIMLTIKPGEHGSTYGGNPLACAVAMKSLEVLKTGRMAENAYEMGILLRKGLEELNSKYISLVRGKGLLNAIVIDHANKEAAWDLCMELKEQGLLAKPTHGDKIRFAPPLIITADQIKDCVAIIGNSLKILD; translated from the coding sequence ATGGTACCAAGTTATACAGCGAGCAAGAAAACGCAACATTATTTATCCTTAGAAGATTTATACGGAGCGCATAATTACCATCCTTTGCCGGTTGTACTAGATAAAGGGGAGGGCGTTTTCGTTTGGGATGTGGACGGGAAGCGGTATTATGATTTCCTTTCGGGATATTCTGCTGTTAACCAGGGGCATTGTCATCCGGAAATCATAAAAGCCTTGATTAACCAAGCCAGCAAGCTTACCTTGACATCGCGCGCCTTTCATAGTGACCTGTTAGGTGAATATGCACAATATATTACGCAATATTTCGGCTATGATAAGGTATTACCGATGAATACAGGGGTAGAGGGTGTGGAAACCGCCCTGAAATTGTGCCGCAAATGGGCTTACGAGGTAAAAGGTATCCCTGCTGATAAAGCGAAAATAATAGTATGTGAGAACAATTTTCACGGTAGAACTTTGAACGTTATATCCTTCAGCACCGACCCGGTTGCCAAAGCTAATTTCGGGCCCTATATGGAAGGGTATGAAATAATTCCGTACAATGATTTACCGGCGTTGGAAAAAGCCTTGCAGGATAAAAATGTAGCCGGTTTCCTGGTAGAGCCCATCCAGGGCGAGGCAGGCGTAGTGGTGCCAGATGACGGGTATCTTGCTAAAGTAAGACAATATTGTTCCGATGCTAACGTGCTCATGATTGCAGATGAAATTCAATCCGGCCTTGCCCGTACAGGTAAGATGCTGTATTGTGATTACGAGTCTGTAAGGCCTGATATATTGATCCTTGGGAAGGCATTGTCTGGCGGAACATTGCCGATCGCAGCCGTTTTGGCTGATGATGAAATCATGTTGACCATTAAACCGGGGGAACATGGATCCACTTATGGCGGAAATCCATTAGCCTGCGCCGTGGCAATGAAGTCATTAGAAGTTCTGAAAACGGGTAGAATGGCCGAAAATGCATACGAGATGGGGATTTTATTGAGGAAAGGTTTGGAAGAACTGAACTCCAAGTATATTTCTTTAGTTCGAGGTAAAGGCTTATTGAATGCCATCGTGATCGATCATGCCAACAAGGAAGCTGCGTGGGATTTATGCATGGAACTGAAAGAACAAGGGCTTTTGGCGAAACCGACGCATGGTGACAAAATTCGCTTTGCACCGCCATTAATTATTACCGCGGATCAAATAAAAGATTGCGTTGCTATCATCGGCAATAGTTTGAAAATTCTTGATTAA
- a CDS encoding acyl-CoA-binding protein has protein sequence MDLQQQFEAAVAESKKLTKRPDNNTLLKLYSLYKQATDGDVNIDPPSNPFDIVGKAKYNAWVALKGKSKEAAMQEYLDVFNTLEK, from the coding sequence ATGGATTTACAACAACAATTTGAAGCAGCGGTAGCAGAGAGTAAAAAACTTACGAAAAGACCTGATAATAATACGTTATTAAAGTTATATTCATTATATAAACAGGCCACGGACGGGGATGTGAATATCGATCCTCCTTCCAATCCTTTCGATATCGTCGGGAAAGCCAAATATAATGCTTGGGTAGCCCTGAAAGGGAAATCCAAGGAAGCTGCCATGCAGGAATACCTTGATGTCTTCAATACATTAGAGAAATAA
- the lepA gene encoding translation elongation factor 4, whose protein sequence is MKNIRNFCIIAHIDHGKSTLADRLLEHTKTINERQMQAQVLDDMDLEREKGITIKSHAIQMDYELNGEKYTLNLIDTPGHVDFSYEVSRALAACEGALLLVDAAQGIQAQTISNLYLALDNDLEIIPVINKIDMDGAMIEVVKDQIIELIGVKEEEILLASGKTGIGIEEILQAIVARIPAPKGEPDAPLQALIFDSVFNSFRGIIAYFRVFNGKIKKGDKVRFVNTGEDYEADEVGILKLGLQARSEVNTGDVGYIITGIKNAKEVKVGDTITLSQNPCKVAIQGFEEVKPMVFAGIFPVVTEDFEELRDCMDKLQLNDASLTFETETSQALGFGFRCGFLGMLHMEIIQERLEREFKQTVITTVPNVSFIAYTTRDEKVIVNNPSEMPDPSKIDRIEEPFIRAQIITSPDYIGNIMTLCLGKRGMLINQSYLTPTRVELIFEMPLAEIVFDFYDKLKSSTRGYASFDYHPLDYRISDIVRMDILLNGDKVDALSALIHRSRAEDFGRKLCLKLKELLPRQQFMIAIQAAVGSKIIARETISAMRKDVTAKCYGGDISRKRKLLEKQKEGKKRMRQIGNVEVPQEAFLAVLKLND, encoded by the coding sequence ATGAAGAATATCAGGAACTTTTGCATCATCGCGCATATTGATCACGGGAAAAGCACCTTGGCCGATCGCTTGTTGGAACATACCAAAACCATTAACGAACGTCAAATGCAAGCCCAAGTGCTGGACGATATGGATCTCGAAAGGGAGAAAGGTATCACCATCAAGAGCCATGCTATCCAGATGGATTATGAGCTAAACGGGGAAAAATATACCCTTAACCTGATCGATACCCCCGGTCACGTTGACTTCTCATACGAAGTTTCCCGCGCATTGGCAGCTTGCGAGGGCGCCCTCCTATTAGTGGACGCTGCCCAGGGCATCCAGGCTCAAACTATTTCGAACCTTTATTTAGCTTTAGATAACGACTTGGAAATCATACCGGTAATTAACAAGATCGATATGGATGGCGCTATGATCGAAGTTGTAAAGGATCAAATTATCGAACTGATCGGTGTAAAAGAAGAAGAAATCCTGTTAGCCTCCGGTAAAACAGGGATCGGTATCGAGGAGATTCTTCAAGCAATTGTAGCCCGCATCCCGGCGCCTAAAGGTGAACCCGATGCGCCGTTACAAGCCTTGATTTTCGATAGCGTTTTCAACTCCTTCCGCGGAATTATCGCCTATTTCCGTGTATTTAACGGGAAGATCAAGAAAGGTGATAAAGTGCGCTTCGTTAACACCGGCGAAGATTACGAGGCAGATGAAGTGGGAATCCTCAAGTTAGGCTTACAGGCCAGGAGCGAAGTCAATACTGGCGATGTGGGATATATCATTACCGGTATCAAAAACGCCAAGGAAGTGAAAGTAGGTGATACGATTACCTTGTCACAAAATCCTTGTAAAGTAGCCATCCAAGGTTTCGAAGAGGTGAAACCGATGGTATTTGCCGGGATTTTCCCAGTTGTAACAGAAGATTTTGAAGAATTGAGGGACTGTATGGATAAGTTACAACTGAACGATGCTTCCCTGACATTCGAAACCGAAACTTCGCAAGCCCTCGGCTTCGGTTTCCGTTGCGGGTTCCTAGGGATGCTGCACATGGAAATCATCCAGGAGCGCCTGGAACGTGAATTTAAACAAACTGTAATCACTACCGTTCCGAACGTAAGCTTCATCGCTTACACCACGAGGGATGAAAAAGTGATCGTTAATAACCCTTCCGAAATGCCGGACCCGAGCAAGATCGACCGCATCGAGGAACCCTTTATCCGCGCTCAAATTATCACCAGCCCGGACTATATCGGTAATATCATGACGCTCTGCCTTGGTAAAAGAGGGATGTTGATCAATCAAAGCTACCTCACACCTACCCGCGTAGAACTCATCTTTGAAATGCCGCTGGCCGAAATCGTATTTGATTTCTATGACAAGCTCAAATCTTCTACAAGGGGTTATGCCTCTTTCGATTACCATCCTTTAGATTATAGGATATCTGATATCGTGAGAATGGATATACTGTTGAACGGCGATAAGGTGGATGCCCTCAGCGCCCTTATTCACCGCAGCCGGGCGGAAGATTTCGGTCGCAAGCTATGCCTGAAACTGAAGGAATTATTGCCACGTCAACAATTCATGATTGCCATACAGGCAGCAGTAGGTTCTAAAATCATTGCCCGCGAAACGATCAGCGCGATGAGGAAAGACGTTACCGCTAAGTGTTATGGTGGTGATATTTCCCGTAAACGTAAATTATTGGAGAAGCAGAAAGAAGGTAAAAAACGGATGCGCCAGATCGGCAACGTAGAAGTTCCGCAGGAAGCATTCCTCGCCGTGTTGAAGCTGAACGATTAA
- a CDS encoding DUF6580 family putative transport protein: MKKDTLSKILLVTGLIFLVSLGRIITNHLEIWNFTAIGACALFGGVVFEDKKYAYIVPILALFLSDLFLQLFTNVQGFYGWQMLFTYGAFIFTTWLATRLKQPGALKIFGAAIGAGLIFFLVTNFGTWLTTNMYAKSMDGLIQCYVSGIPFYKNDIFGSFFLNSLMGDVFYSGLLFVAYALIQPVFVRKEQGQLA; this comes from the coding sequence ATGAAAAAAGATACCTTATCTAAAATTCTTTTAGTGACGGGTTTGATTTTCCTTGTTTCATTGGGAAGGATCATTACGAACCATTTGGAAATTTGGAACTTTACCGCGATCGGTGCTTGCGCTTTGTTCGGTGGGGTTGTTTTCGAGGATAAAAAGTATGCATACATTGTTCCGATACTGGCATTGTTTTTAAGTGATTTATTCTTGCAATTGTTTACAAATGTTCAAGGGTTTTATGGTTGGCAAATGCTGTTTACTTACGGCGCTTTCATATTTACTACCTGGTTGGCTACCCGTTTGAAGCAGCCGGGCGCTTTGAAAATTTTTGGTGCTGCCATCGGCGCCGGGTTGATATTCTTCCTGGTAACCAATTTTGGAACTTGGCTCACTACTAATATGTATGCGAAGTCGATGGATGGATTGATCCAGTGCTATGTTTCGGGTATTCCATTCTATAAAAATGATATTTTCGGCAGCTTCTTCCTCAATTCTTTGATGGGGGATGTGTTTTACAGCGGTTTGCTATTCGTTGCTTACGCGCTGATTCAACCTGTTTTTGTTCGCAAGGAACAGGGGCAGTTGGCGTAA
- the manA gene encoding mannose-6-phosphate isomerase, class I, with the protein MTMGSTGSCMYQLNGKIQHYAWGGFEYIPALLGQPATGEPAAEYWMGAHRSAPSVIERPQGNMDLKSLIESAPENILGKATWEKFAELPYLFKILDVKEMLSIQVHPTKSEAEKGFARENEAGIPLDAPYRNYKDANHKPEIMVALSPFYLLHGFLPEAKLKSVLQSVPEFADLSPVFEKEGYYALYKHVMELPQDSVNKKLQALVDRIVPLYKDNKLDKKDPAFWAARAVVNDPQSKDRLDRGIFSIYFFNIMFVQPGQAVFQDAGIPHAYLEGQNVELMANSDNVLRGGLTPKHIDVPELLKHTRFEPVHPEVLNPVVTATKEAIYESPAPDFVVSRIELQPGETYKHTSTAAEILISIQGQASAGKAGELSLSKGHSVFIGFDQSYKIDCTGAETVIIYKASVPLV; encoded by the coding sequence ATGACAATGGGTTCAACAGGATCTTGCATGTACCAACTGAATGGAAAAATCCAACATTATGCTTGGGGTGGGTTTGAATATATTCCCGCGTTATTAGGTCAACCAGCAACCGGGGAACCGGCAGCGGAATATTGGATGGGCGCGCACCGAAGCGCACCTTCAGTTATTGAACGGCCACAGGGAAATATGGATTTGAAATCATTGATCGAATCAGCGCCGGAAAATATTTTGGGGAAAGCTACCTGGGAGAAATTTGCAGAGCTGCCATATCTCTTTAAAATCTTGGATGTAAAAGAAATGTTGTCCATACAGGTACATCCCACTAAGTCGGAAGCAGAAAAAGGTTTTGCCAGGGAAAATGAAGCCGGTATCCCGCTGGATGCGCCGTACAGGAATTATAAGGATGCCAACCATAAACCTGAAATCATGGTGGCATTAAGCCCTTTTTATTTATTACATGGCTTCTTGCCGGAAGCAAAATTGAAATCCGTTTTACAATCGGTGCCGGAATTTGCTGATCTTAGCCCGGTCTTCGAAAAAGAAGGTTATTATGCCCTCTATAAACACGTGATGGAATTGCCGCAAGATAGTGTAAATAAAAAGTTGCAAGCGCTGGTTGACAGGATTGTTCCTTTATATAAAGATAACAAGTTAGACAAGAAAGACCCTGCATTTTGGGCTGCGAGGGCGGTAGTTAATGACCCGCAAAGTAAAGATCGCCTAGATAGGGGGATTTTTTCCATTTACTTTTTCAATATCATGTTTGTACAGCCGGGTCAGGCCGTATTTCAAGATGCCGGCATCCCGCATGCTTACCTGGAAGGCCAGAATGTAGAATTGATGGCTAATTCAGATAATGTACTGCGCGGTGGATTGACTCCCAAGCATATCGATGTACCTGAATTACTGAAGCATACGCGTTTCGAGCCGGTACACCCGGAAGTGTTAAACCCGGTTGTCACCGCCACAAAGGAAGCAATTTATGAGAGCCCGGCCCCGGATTTCGTCGTAAGCCGGATCGAGTTGCAGCCCGGGGAAACATACAAACATACAAGTACGGCAGCAGAGATCCTGATTTCTATTCAAGGTCAGGCTAGCGCCGGCAAGGCAGGGGAGTTATCGCTCTCGAAAGGACATTCCGTGTTCATTGGCTTTGATCAATCTTACAAGATTGATTGTACAGGGGCAGAGACTGTTATAATCTACAAAGCTTCCGTGCCGCTGGTTTAA
- a CDS encoding YraN family protein yields MLDIGKKGEEIALEYLLSKGNYSFIAKNWRKGRYEIDIIVESSGTIIFVEVKTRGNNLFGPPELAYDHRKQEHIFKAAERYLETEAKNLAAIRFDLIAIILNKHGVQEIMHFEDIYC; encoded by the coding sequence GTGCTAGATATTGGTAAAAAAGGGGAAGAAATCGCGTTGGAATACTTGTTATCCAAGGGTAACTATTCTTTCATTGCAAAAAATTGGCGCAAAGGCCGTTACGAAATAGATATAATAGTGGAAAGTTCGGGAACCATCATTTTCGTAGAAGTAAAAACCAGGGGTAATAATTTATTCGGCCCGCCCGAGCTCGCTTACGATCACCGTAAACAAGAACATATTTTCAAAGCGGCGGAAAGATACTTGGAAACGGAGGCTAAAAACCTGGCAGCAATCCGGTTCGACTTAATTGCTATCATATTAAACAAGCACGGTGTACAGGAAATCATGCACTTCGAAGATATTTATTGCTAA
- a CDS encoding alpha/beta hydrolase, with translation MHIIDQPVLSQIMAPGGVNLQVYTWKVADMLPLKAGIIIVHGVGEHSRRYDHVAGWFLELGIEVRLYDQRGFGTSGGARGDIPGKMSLVEDLQLVFNTYKQELEQRGISIPPLVLGHSMGGAVVASAVTAGYISPAAMILSSPGLIPKMAAWQKLAVKVSLFINPHLKVPHGLALDKVSHVDAVVEQLKSDPLNHDKVSPALVNFMVEEGLKSIHAANRVNIPCLLLVAGDDYLVNPDGARRFYQNLKPGIGMMHVFAGKYHEIFNEDDATRQEAKQFIQEWIKHVL, from the coding sequence ATGCATATAATTGATCAGCCTGTTCTTTCACAAATTATGGCCCCGGGCGGTGTTAATCTTCAAGTCTATACGTGGAAGGTAGCGGATATGCTTCCATTGAAAGCCGGGATAATTATCGTGCACGGTGTTGGGGAGCATTCCCGTAGGTATGATCATGTGGCCGGTTGGTTCCTGGAACTGGGTATAGAAGTCCGGCTTTACGACCAGCGGGGATTTGGCACATCGGGTGGCGCAAGGGGAGATATTCCCGGGAAGATGAGCCTCGTGGAAGATTTACAACTAGTTTTTAATACATATAAACAGGAATTGGAGCAGCGCGGAATTTCGATCCCCCCTTTAGTTTTGGGTCATAGCATGGGTGGTGCAGTTGTTGCGAGCGCTGTAACGGCTGGTTATATTTCTCCCGCCGCGATGATCTTGTCTTCGCCCGGCTTGATTCCTAAAATGGCCGCTTGGCAAAAACTTGCAGTTAAAGTTTCACTGTTTATTAACCCGCATTTGAAAGTTCCGCACGGGTTGGCATTAGATAAAGTAAGCCATGTTGACGCCGTCGTTGAACAGTTAAAATCTGATCCGCTGAATCATGATAAAGTTAGCCCTGCACTTGTCAATTTCATGGTAGAAGAAGGATTGAAATCTATTCACGCGGCAAACCGCGTTAATATCCCTTGCTTGCTATTAGTGGCCGGGGATGATTACCTGGTGAATCCCGATGGTGCGAGGAGGTTCTACCAGAACTTGAAACCGGGAATCGGCATGATGCATGTGTTTGCCGGTAAGTACCATGAAATCTTTAACGAGGATGACGCTACTAGGCAAGAAGCGAAACAATTTATCCAGGAATGGATAAAGCACGTGTTATAA
- a CDS encoding DUF1697 domain-containing protein: MSRIVAFLRAINVGGRNIKMAELKTIFETLPVQQVQTYIQSGNVMFDIAASKKKNFHTKIENLLEEQLGYPVITILKDLAQMQHIIEQNPFPDRNPDTHQLYVMMLAQIPNAKQREAIAAISSEVDTYVFLDDILYIRCERNKDKSLFTNMLVEKILKIDGTTRNWNTVMKIASLLSKG, encoded by the coding sequence ATGAGTAGAATTGTTGCATTTTTAAGAGCCATTAATGTCGGTGGTCGGAATATTAAAATGGCTGAACTGAAAACGATATTTGAAACCTTACCGGTACAACAGGTGCAGACTTATATTCAGAGTGGCAATGTGATGTTCGATATAGCTGCTTCCAAGAAGAAAAATTTTCATACCAAGATCGAAAACCTCCTGGAAGAGCAACTCGGTTACCCCGTAATCACGATTTTGAAGGATCTAGCGCAAATGCAACATATCATTGAACAGAACCCATTTCCGGATCGCAACCCGGACACTCATCAATTGTACGTAATGATGTTAGCCCAAATTCCCAATGCTAAACAGCGTGAAGCTATAGCTGCCATCAGCAGCGAGGTAGATACTTACGTTTTCCTCGACGATATATTATATATCCGGTGTGAACGAAATAAGGATAAAAGTTTATTTACAAATATGCTCGTGGAAAAAATACTTAAAATTGATGGCACAACCCGTAACTGGAACACGGTAATGAAAATCGCTAGCTTACTATCGAAAGGCTAA